A stretch of Amycolatopsis balhimycina FH 1894 DNA encodes these proteins:
- a CDS encoding ABC transporter ATP-binding protein has protein sequence MPHADAPPVFHAEGLTKKYGRRGKPALDDVNLTIPSGRVIGLVGPNGAGKSTLLHLACGLIEPTAGSLTVLGSPPAANATHLARVGFVAQNTPVYGSFSVAEHLKFGAKMNPAWDPALAERRIRQVGLNPGQKAGQLSGGQRAQLALTIAAAKRPELLIFDEPAAALDPLARKGFLRNLMEFVVELGASAVLSSHLLDDIEQVCDYLIVLCESRVQVAGDVRDLLARHARLVGPREGLDRLAPGVEVIRTEHRGHYSHSIVRTGAAPGPLPYVAERVSLEELVLAYMTRAATGYGSGMGAEAATDVWEARR, from the coding sequence ATGCCACACGCAGACGCCCCTCCGGTGTTCCACGCAGAGGGCTTGACCAAGAAGTACGGCCGCCGCGGCAAGCCGGCGCTCGACGACGTGAACCTCACCATCCCCTCCGGCCGGGTCATCGGGCTGGTCGGCCCGAACGGGGCGGGCAAGTCGACCCTGCTGCACCTGGCCTGCGGGCTGATCGAGCCGACGGCGGGATCGCTGACCGTGCTCGGGTCTCCTCCGGCGGCGAACGCGACGCACCTGGCGAGAGTCGGCTTCGTCGCGCAGAACACCCCGGTGTACGGGTCGTTCAGCGTGGCCGAGCACCTGAAATTCGGTGCCAAGATGAACCCGGCGTGGGACCCGGCACTGGCCGAGCGCAGGATCAGGCAGGTCGGGCTGAACCCGGGGCAGAAGGCGGGGCAGCTGTCCGGTGGTCAGCGCGCGCAGCTCGCGCTGACCATCGCGGCCGCCAAACGTCCCGAACTGCTGATCTTCGACGAACCCGCCGCGGCGCTGGATCCGCTGGCCCGCAAAGGGTTCCTGCGGAACCTGATGGAGTTCGTGGTCGAGCTCGGCGCCAGCGCCGTGCTGTCCTCGCACCTGCTCGACGACATCGAGCAGGTCTGCGACTACCTCATCGTGCTGTGCGAATCACGCGTGCAGGTCGCGGGCGACGTCCGTGATCTGCTGGCCCGCCACGCCCGGCTGGTCGGGCCGCGCGAGGGGCTGGACCGGCTGGCCCCGGGTGTCGAAGTCATCCGAACCGAGCACCGCGGTCACTACAGCCACTCGATCGTCCGCACGGGTGCCGCCCCGGGGCCGCTGCCCTACGTGGCCGAGCGGGTTTCGCTCGAAGAACTCGTCCTCGCGTACATGACCAGGGCGGCCACCGGCTACGGCTCGGGCATGGGTGCCGAGGCCGCGACCGACGTGTGGGAGGCCCGCCGATGA
- a CDS encoding tryptophan 7-halogenase encodes MSTARHEEFDVVVVGGGPAGSTLATLVALRGHRVLLLEKETFPRYQIGESLLPSTIHGICRLLGVTGELADAGFPHKRGGTFRWGSNPTPWNFAFSVSSKVAGPTSFAYQVERSRFDKILLDNAARKGADVRQNHTVTDVVEDGDGRVSGLRYTGPDGTAGEVSARYVVDASGNTSRIGKRVGGSRQYSDFFRSLALFGYFENGKRLPPPNSGNILCVAFSHGWFWYIPLSDTLTSVGAVVRREEAAKVQGDPEAAMRTLVGECPLIDEYLAGATRVTTGQYGKLRVRKDYSYHHTKFWRPGMVLVGDAACFVDPVFSSGVHLATYSALLAARSINSVLAGTTGEQRAFGEFEARYRREYGVFYEFLTSFYDMHIDEDSYFWSAKKVTKSSHTELESFVELVAGMSSTDFDLSDTESGVLRLKRRSAEFAEAVDTLVGEREENMAPLFRSTVVRDAMQAGSQVQTRAQLGADAGEEVPVFDGGLVASSDGLSWHEPGPDR; translated from the coding sequence ATGAGTACGGCACGACACGAGGAATTCGACGTGGTGGTCGTCGGCGGCGGCCCGGCGGGCTCGACACTCGCGACACTGGTCGCCCTGCGCGGTCATCGCGTCCTGCTCCTGGAGAAGGAAACCTTCCCCCGGTACCAGATCGGCGAGTCGCTGCTGCCGTCCACCATCCACGGCATCTGCCGGCTGCTCGGCGTGACCGGCGAACTCGCCGATGCGGGTTTCCCCCACAAGCGCGGCGGCACCTTCCGGTGGGGCAGCAACCCGACGCCGTGGAACTTCGCCTTCTCCGTCTCGTCCAAGGTCGCCGGGCCGACCTCGTTCGCCTACCAGGTCGAACGGAGCCGGTTCGACAAGATCCTGCTCGACAACGCCGCCCGCAAAGGTGCCGACGTGCGCCAGAACCACACGGTGACCGACGTCGTGGAAGACGGGGACGGGCGGGTGAGCGGGCTGCGCTACACCGGTCCGGACGGCACCGCGGGCGAGGTGTCGGCCCGGTACGTCGTGGATGCCTCCGGCAACACCAGCCGCATCGGCAAACGGGTCGGCGGCTCGCGGCAGTACTCGGACTTCTTCCGCAGCCTGGCCCTGTTCGGGTACTTCGAGAACGGCAAGCGGCTGCCACCGCCGAACTCCGGCAACATCCTGTGCGTCGCCTTCAGCCACGGGTGGTTCTGGTACATCCCGCTCAGCGACACGCTGACCAGCGTCGGCGCGGTCGTCCGCCGGGAGGAGGCGGCAAAGGTCCAGGGTGACCCGGAGGCGGCGATGCGCACCCTCGTCGGCGAGTGCCCGCTGATCGACGAGTACCTCGCCGGCGCCACCCGCGTCACGACCGGCCAGTACGGGAAGCTGCGGGTACGCAAGGACTACTCCTACCACCACACGAAGTTCTGGCGGCCGGGCATGGTCCTCGTCGGCGACGCGGCCTGCTTCGTGGACCCGGTGTTCTCCTCCGGGGTGCACCTGGCCACCTACAGCGCGCTGCTGGCGGCCCGCTCCATCAACAGCGTCCTGGCCGGGACGACCGGCGAACAGCGGGCGTTCGGCGAGTTCGAGGCGCGGTACCGCCGCGAGTACGGCGTCTTCTACGAGTTCCTGACCTCCTTCTACGACATGCACATCGACGAGGATTCCTACTTCTGGTCGGCCAAGAAGGTGACCAAGAGCAGCCACACCGAGCTGGAGTCGTTCGTCGAGCTCGTGGCCGGGATGTCCAGCACCGACTTCGACCTCTCCGACACCGAATCGGGCGTCCTCCGGCTCAAGCGGCGGTCGGCGGAGTTCGCCGAGGCCGTCGACACGCTGGTCGGCGAGCGCGAAGAGAACATGGCGCCGTTGTTCCGGTCGACGGTGGTGCGCGACGCGATGCAGGCAGGCTCGCAGGTGCAGACGAGGGCACAGCTCGGTGCGGACGCCGGCGAGGAGGTCCCGGTCTTCGACGGCGGTCTCGTCGCCTCGTCCGACGGCCTGTCGTGGCACGAACCGGGGCCGGACCGATGA
- a CDS encoding acyl carrier protein, which translates to MSDADLTAIPLTPEKIRSWLIERVAHYAMVPAEEIEPDVPLANYGLDSVYAFALCGDIEDMLGLLVEPVLLWDVDTVSALTAHLAALAAA; encoded by the coding sequence GTGTCCGACGCCGACCTGACCGCCATCCCCCTGACACCCGAGAAGATCCGCTCCTGGCTCATCGAGCGCGTCGCGCACTACGCCATGGTGCCCGCCGAGGAGATCGAACCCGACGTTCCGCTGGCGAACTACGGCTTGGACTCGGTGTACGCGTTCGCTCTGTGCGGGGACATCGAGGACATGCTCGGCCTTCTCGTCGAACCTGTGCTGCTGTGGGATGTCGACACCGTCAGCGCGCTCACGGCCCACCTCGCCGCGCTGGCGGCGGCGTGA
- a CDS encoding alpha/beta fold hydrolase codes for MGDAADRRATDFVTVNGIRLAYERSGSGEPVLMIMGSGCSGRVWTMHQTPALHAAGYATVVFDNRGIPPSDAPPGKYPLAELVADTRGLIEALDLAPCRIVGMSLGAMIAQELAIEHPELVRCAVLIATRARADAARLAQTEAEIALVESGVRLPAAYEAATTVFKMFSPATLDDDRAVAGWLEVFELAGTGIAAAGQTWAELTGDRRAALRQVTAPCRVVTFADDLMTPPHLGAEVAEAIPRCDLAEIPGCGHLGCLERPDAVNAAITEFLDNNRGGLS; via the coding sequence ATGGGCGATGCCGCTGACCGGCGTGCCACGGATTTCGTCACCGTGAACGGGATCCGGCTCGCGTACGAACGTTCGGGGAGCGGTGAACCGGTCCTCATGATCATGGGGTCCGGTTGTTCCGGCCGCGTCTGGACGATGCACCAGACGCCCGCGCTGCACGCCGCGGGCTACGCCACGGTCGTGTTCGACAACCGCGGCATCCCGCCCTCCGACGCGCCGCCGGGCAAGTACCCGCTCGCGGAGCTGGTCGCCGACACCAGAGGCCTGATCGAGGCGCTGGATCTGGCGCCCTGCCGGATCGTCGGCATGTCCTTGGGCGCGATGATCGCCCAAGAGCTCGCGATCGAGCACCCGGAACTCGTCCGGTGCGCGGTGCTGATCGCCACCAGGGCCCGCGCGGACGCCGCCAGGCTGGCCCAGACCGAGGCCGAGATCGCGCTGGTGGAAAGCGGTGTGCGGCTGCCCGCCGCGTACGAGGCCGCCACGACGGTGTTCAAGATGTTCTCGCCGGCCACGCTCGACGACGACAGAGCCGTGGCCGGCTGGCTGGAGGTCTTCGAACTGGCGGGCACCGGGATCGCGGCCGCCGGGCAGACGTGGGCCGAACTCACCGGCGACCGCCGTGCGGCGCTGCGTCAGGTGACGGCGCCCTGCCGGGTCGTGACTTTCGCCGACGACCTCATGACCCCGCCGCACCTCGGTGCGGAGGTCGCCGAGGCGATCCCCCGCTGCGACCTGGCCGAGATCCCCGGCTGCGGACATCTCGGCTGCCTCGAACGCCCGGACGCGGTCAACGCGGCGATCACCGAGTTTCTCGACAACAACCGAGGAGGGCTTTCGTGA
- a CDS encoding ABC transporter permease subunit yields the protein MMWLSWRQFRVQALVGAVALAVIVAYLVYVGTDVRDGYDIFQAKCHGRTDCAQATAQFRGAYENTLLFLAAGLALIPAVIGAFWGAPLIARELEANTHTLAWNQSVPRPRWLLTKVLVVGLAAMLLTGAAGAMLTWAAAPFDEVVKNQFSTFVFGARNIAPIGYAALAFTFGTLAGLLLRRTLPAMALTLVAFIAFQFFFANVVRPNIVPAEHATLPMTAEAINEAQSLGSIAGGSVINGVRIPNTPDAWIAGTSPLRTANGRTLEDGKFGDCINTPPKTGAGGTFGDAAVCLAKYDLHVDVSYQPNSRYWTFQTLETAIYLALSGVLAGVSLWRIRRRVN from the coding sequence ATGATGTGGTTGAGCTGGCGGCAGTTCCGCGTCCAGGCACTGGTCGGCGCCGTGGCGCTGGCCGTGATCGTCGCGTACCTGGTTTACGTGGGGACGGACGTCCGCGACGGGTACGACATCTTCCAGGCCAAGTGCCACGGCCGGACCGACTGCGCACAGGCGACGGCCCAGTTCCGCGGCGCCTACGAGAACACGTTGCTGTTCCTCGCGGCAGGGCTCGCGCTGATCCCCGCCGTCATCGGGGCGTTCTGGGGCGCGCCGCTGATCGCGCGGGAACTCGAGGCGAACACGCACACGCTGGCGTGGAACCAAAGCGTTCCCCGCCCGCGCTGGCTGCTCACCAAGGTGCTGGTCGTCGGCCTCGCCGCCATGCTCCTGACCGGGGCAGCGGGGGCCATGCTCACCTGGGCGGCCGCGCCGTTCGACGAGGTGGTGAAGAACCAGTTCAGCACGTTCGTGTTCGGCGCGCGCAACATCGCACCGATCGGCTACGCCGCGCTGGCGTTCACCTTCGGCACCCTCGCCGGGCTTCTGCTGCGGCGGACCCTGCCCGCGATGGCCTTGACCCTCGTCGCCTTCATCGCCTTCCAGTTCTTCTTCGCCAACGTGGTGCGCCCCAACATCGTGCCGGCGGAGCACGCCACGCTGCCGATGACCGCCGAGGCCATCAACGAGGCGCAAAGCCTGGGCAGCATCGCCGGCGGCTCGGTCATCAACGGCGTGCGCATCCCGAACACGCCCGACGCGTGGATCGCCGGCACCAGCCCGCTGCGCACCGCGAACGGCCGGACGCTCGAAGACGGAAAGTTCGGCGACTGCATCAACACCCCGCCCAAGACCGGCGCCGGTGGCACATTCGGCGACGCCGCGGTGTGCCTGGCCAAGTACGACCTCCATGTCGACGTCAGCTACCAGCCCAACAGTCGCTATTGGACGTTCCAGACGCTGGAGACCGCGATCTACCTCGCGCTCAGCGGAGTTCTCGCCGGGGTCAGCCTCTGGCGAATCCGACGCAGGGTGAACTGA
- a CDS encoding ABC transporter ATP-binding protein translates to MTIGDDPSLGTIGLRVEGLVEPQPIKPGTVKRIIPYAMRYRWSLVIVMLVTVVDAVITVSTPLFLKGIIDDGIIPGKMSVVVTMALLVTGLALLNIVAIYAQTWFSGRVGQGLIFDLRTKVFAHVQRQPLAFFTRTQTGSLVSRLNTDVVGAERAVSTLLTQSLSTVLTLVLVLGTMFYLSWPITLVALVLIPIFFLPGKIIAARLERLARTGMQTDAELGSTMNERFNVSGAMLVKLYGRPDEEAADFSSRAAKVRDIAISMAVHGRLLFILVTLLTTITTAMVYGFGGWFVIDGDLQLGTLVAMVGLLMMLYAPINQLTNIQVDVMTALVSFDRVFEVLDLDPIISERPDARPLPAPEPDDGIAPPVEFDRVAFRYPAAGDVSLSSLEAVPSRKPESGENALVLGEVTFHAPAGRLTALVGPSGAGKTTITHLVPRLYDATSGTVRIGGHDVRELTLDSLRRMVGVVTQDAHLFHDTIRANLLYARPDATEAEIVEACEAARIWPTIAQLPEGLDTVVGDRGYRMSGGEKQRLALARLLLKSPPIVVLDEATAHLDSESELAIQRALRTALAGRTSLVIAHRLSTILDADQILVIDQGRIRERGTHDELLAAGGLYAELYRTQFAQQRDLDAEPAERGVAKSGNRALG, encoded by the coding sequence GTGACCATTGGAGACGACCCGAGCCTTGGCACGATCGGGCTGCGCGTGGAGGGCCTGGTCGAGCCACAGCCGATCAAGCCCGGCACAGTGAAGCGCATCATCCCGTACGCCATGCGCTATCGCTGGTCGCTGGTCATCGTGATGCTGGTGACCGTGGTCGACGCGGTCATCACGGTGTCGACCCCGCTGTTCCTGAAGGGGATCATCGACGACGGCATCATCCCCGGCAAGATGTCCGTCGTGGTGACGATGGCCCTGCTCGTCACCGGGCTCGCCCTGCTGAACATCGTGGCGATCTACGCACAGACCTGGTTCTCCGGCCGCGTCGGCCAGGGCCTCATCTTCGACCTGCGCACCAAGGTGTTCGCGCACGTGCAACGGCAACCGCTGGCGTTCTTCACCCGCACGCAGACGGGGTCGCTGGTCAGCAGGCTCAACACCGACGTCGTGGGCGCGGAGCGGGCCGTTTCGACGTTGCTGACGCAGTCCCTGTCCACGGTGCTGACGCTGGTTCTGGTGCTCGGCACGATGTTCTACCTGTCGTGGCCGATCACGCTGGTGGCACTCGTCCTGATCCCGATCTTCTTCCTGCCGGGGAAGATCATCGCCGCCCGGCTGGAACGGCTGGCCCGCACCGGCATGCAGACCGACGCCGAGCTGGGCTCGACGATGAACGAGCGGTTCAACGTGTCCGGCGCGATGCTGGTCAAGCTCTACGGCCGGCCGGACGAGGAAGCCGCGGACTTCTCGAGCAGGGCCGCGAAGGTCCGTGACATCGCCATTTCGATGGCCGTGCACGGACGGCTGCTGTTCATCCTGGTCACCCTGCTCACCACGATCACGACCGCCATGGTCTACGGTTTCGGCGGCTGGTTCGTCATCGACGGTGACCTGCAGCTCGGCACGCTCGTGGCGATGGTCGGCCTGCTGATGATGCTGTACGCCCCGATAAACCAGCTGACGAACATCCAGGTCGACGTCATGACCGCGCTGGTCAGTTTCGACCGCGTCTTCGAGGTGCTGGACCTGGACCCGATCATCTCCGAGCGGCCGGACGCCCGCCCGCTGCCGGCCCCGGAACCGGACGACGGTATCGCGCCGCCCGTCGAGTTCGACCGGGTCGCCTTCCGCTACCCAGCCGCCGGGGACGTGTCCCTGTCCTCCCTCGAGGCGGTGCCGTCGCGCAAGCCGGAGTCCGGAGAGAACGCGCTGGTGCTGGGCGAGGTGACCTTCCACGCCCCGGCGGGCAGGCTCACCGCGCTCGTCGGGCCGTCCGGCGCGGGCAAGACCACGATCACCCACCTGGTGCCGAGGCTCTACGACGCCACCTCCGGCACGGTGCGGATCGGCGGGCACGACGTCCGGGAGCTGACCTTGGACTCGCTGCGGCGCATGGTCGGCGTGGTCACGCAGGACGCGCACCTGTTCCACGACACGATCCGGGCCAACCTGCTGTACGCACGCCCGGACGCCACCGAGGCCGAGATCGTCGAGGCGTGCGAGGCGGCCCGGATCTGGCCGACGATCGCCCAGCTGCCGGAAGGCCTGGACACCGTCGTCGGCGACCGCGGCTACCGGATGTCCGGCGGCGAGAAACAGCGGCTCGCACTGGCCAGGCTCCTGCTCAAGTCACCACCGATCGTCGTACTGGACGAGGCGACCGCGCACCTGGACTCCGAATCCGAGCTGGCCATCCAGCGGGCGTTGCGGACCGCGCTCGCCGGCCGCACGTCACTGGTCATCGCGCACCGGCTGTCCACCATCCTCGACGCCGACCAGATCCTGGTGATCGACCAGGGGCGGATCCGGGAGCGCGGCACGCACGACGAGCTGCTCGCCGCCGGCGGGCTCTACGCGGAGCTCTACCGGACGCAGTTCGCCCAGCAGCGGGATCTCGACGCGGAACCGGCCGAAAGGGGGGTTGCCAAGAGCGGGAACCGTGCTTTGGGCTGA